The segment GGGAGAACTTCCTCTCGAGTTTCGGCGATCTACCTACCTCAATGCTTGACAAAGTTAAGTCCCTCCCCTCCATTCTAAAGATGGGAAAGTACATGCCGAAGGAGAGGAGACCTTCATTTGAAGAAGATCAAAGATTAAACCTGGAGCTCTTACCCGCAACAAAGACCTGGCCGAAGGATGCTGGACGATATATGACTTTTTCTATTGTAATAACTAAAGATCCAGAAAAAAATATCAATAATCTAAGTATTTATAGAGTTCAAATAATTAATGAGAGAGAAGCGCTAGTGCATTGGCAGGCCTTCAAAAGAGGATCAATGTCTGCCCTAAAATATAAGGACATTGGCATAACTAAAGTTCCAGTAGCTATCGTAAACGGAGTTGATCCAATAATCACTTTGACGGCTGCCTCGCCCGTTCCCCCGGGTTTGGACAAATACCTTTTTGCAGGTATCCTAAGAGATGAAGGAGTGGATGTTACAGAGCTAGATAACGGCATCTTAGTTCCAGCACATGCCGAGTCAGTACTTGAGGGCTATGTTGACCTAAATGACATGAGGCTAGAAGGACCTTTCGGAGATCACCTAGGTTATTACACTCCTCAAGATTATTACCCCGTATTTAAGTTGGAGAAGGCTTACGTTAGGGAGAACCCTATATATCACGTAACCTCAGTTGGGAAACCTCCTCTTGAGGACGCCTGGATAGGGAAGGGAGTTGAGAGGATATTCCTACCTTTCCTTAAGATGATCATCCCAGACTTAGTTGATATGAACCTTCCAGAATACGGTCTCTTCACCAGCGTTGGAATATTTTCTATAAGGAAAAGATATCCAGGACAGGCTAAGAGAGTTATGATGGCTATATGGGGAACTGGACAGTTGAGCTTCCTAAAGACGGTCGTAATTGTTGATCAAGACGTGAACGTTCATGATCTAAATCAAGTCGTTTATGCGATAGCAAGCACGGTTGATCCGCAAAGAGACGTGTTAATAGTCCCCAACGCCTTGAACGACACGTTAGATCACACAGTTCCTAGCCCTCCTTTAGGAAGCAAGATGGGAATAGACGCAACTAGAAAGTTTAAAGAGGAGTTAGGAAGGGAATGGCCTGAAGAGGTTAAAAGCGATCCGGAAATCCTTAAAAAGGTCACAGAAATTTGGAATAATATAAAGCCTAGAGCGTAAGCTCTTCTCTAAGAGTTTGATCCCCCTTCTTATAAATTACGCTAACCTCAATCACGTCTAATCCTCTAGTGGGCACTTCAATCTTGTTTGTTGTCTTGTTTATTTCAATCTCATCGGAAATAGTTCTTCTGATCCTCTCATCAGTAGGTGAGAGAGAGGTAACGCTGTACTTAACTATAACCTCCCTCACTAAAATTGGAAGCCCGTTACCGGTTTCCAATATAATCTTTTCTCCCTCTACTTTGGCCTTGAACTCCGGCATGCTCTTACATCTCTTGTTATTAGTATTATGAGATTGATCTCTTAAACGTTATTCGTCTGAAGATTCATATTAGAGCTTACATGACCAGTAAAGTAGAGGAATTCGTTAAGAACTGGAACGGTAGGCAAGAGCCCGGAATTGGAGAGAGATTTAAGAACGCTTTCAAGCAAAAGCAACCTCTAAGGTACAAGCTGGTTACCGCTAATTACAAGTTGAAGACAACCATAAGCAGACTAGAAGTCTACATCTCCAAAATGCAGGAGAGAGACAGAGTACTGTTCGAGAGAATAGTCACCGCCCAGATGTCTAAGGACAACGCTAGAGCCTCCATGTACGCTAACGAGATAGCGGAGATAAGGAAGATGACAAGGCAAATGATAGCGGTTCAAATAGCTTTAGAACAGGTTCAGCTCAGGTTAGAAACTGTGACTGAGGTTGCCGACGTATTCAACAGTCTGGTTCCTGTCATAGGCGTGGTAAGAGAGTTAAAGAATGCGATAAAGGGAGTGATGCCCGAAATCAGCATGGAGATTGCTGATATAGAGGAAGGATTACAGGAGGTAGTCATAGAGGCGGGAGACTTCACCGGAGCGAGCCTTGAACAGGCTGCGACAAGCCCAGAGGCGAGGAAGATATTGCAGGAGGCAAGCGCGATAGCTGAGCAGAGAATGAAGGAGAACTTCCCAGACCTTCCCGCATTCGTTAGCACTACGCAGAAGGCGGAAAACGGAAATAATGGCAAATAATATTAACTTTTTAATTCTTCATTAGTTCTATATCAACAATTTTTTATTGGCTTTAATGTTCTAAGTAGATTTTTAAGTTTTGGTTCAAAATAGGTAGTGGGGATACTTTATTGGTCACTCAAATTTTGAAAGAAGAGGGTATTCTCCCACTCATCAAAGTAAGAAAAGAAATGATTGAGCTAGCTGGTGGAAAAGGTGCAAATCTAGGCGAGCTCCTTAGCCAGGGGATCCGAGTACCCCCTGGCTTTGTTATAACTTCAAAAGCTTATTCCTACTTCTTAGATTATAACGGTTTGAGGGAAAAGATAATTTCTGCCCTCAATCTATCTCCTGATGAAGCTAGCAAGGTAATCAAGAACCTCATT is part of the Metallosphaera cuprina Ar-4 genome and harbors:
- a CDS encoding UbiD family decarboxylase, which codes for MAFKDLRDYLSHMRSRGKLIEVNQEIDVDLEIAELGRIATYSHAPPLLFNNVKGYPGWKVLTNVYYSLDGIYEIFGTDKLESIGENFLSSFGDLPTSMLDKVKSLPSILKMGKYMPKERRPSFEEDQRLNLELLPATKTWPKDAGRYMTFSIVITKDPEKNINNLSIYRVQIINEREALVHWQAFKRGSMSALKYKDIGITKVPVAIVNGVDPIITLTAASPVPPGLDKYLFAGILRDEGVDVTELDNGILVPAHAESVLEGYVDLNDMRLEGPFGDHLGYYTPQDYYPVFKLEKAYVRENPIYHVTSVGKPPLEDAWIGKGVERIFLPFLKMIIPDLVDMNLPEYGLFTSVGIFSIRKRYPGQAKRVMMAIWGTGQLSFLKTVVIVDQDVNVHDLNQVVYAIASTVDPQRDVLIVPNALNDTLDHTVPSPPLGSKMGIDATRKFKEELGREWPEEVKSDPEILKKVTEIWNNIKPRA
- the cdvB1/B2 gene encoding cell division protein CdvB1/B2, encoding MTSKVEEFVKNWNGRQEPGIGERFKNAFKQKQPLRYKLVTANYKLKTTISRLEVYISKMQERDRVLFERIVTAQMSKDNARASMYANEIAEIRKMTRQMIAVQIALEQVQLRLETVTEVADVFNSLVPVIGVVRELKNAIKGVMPEISMEIADIEEGLQEVVIEAGDFTGASLEQAATSPEARKILQEASAIAEQRMKENFPDLPAFVSTTQKAENGNNGK